In one Corynebacterium bovis DSM 20582 = CIP 54.80 genomic region, the following are encoded:
- a CDS encoding cation:proton antiporter, producing the protein MAAALAAPILSFVTGKRIPSVVFLLALGALIGPFGTGLADQEPSVGMVKELGLGMLFLLAGYEIRPESLRGAEGRHALATWLICAVLSFLGFLAVFSLTGVSGSSTAVVLAIAVTSTALGTLMPILRQQGLTGTTLGESVMVHGAVGEVAPIIAMALLLSARATWLSAAVLLAFFAVAVTVAFVPRTVRFLAPWATRAMADGAGSTDQTVVRAVILMLGVLMAVAAVLDLDVVLGAFATGMILGQLIPAEYRTALEGRLDVVGYGLLIPVFFVASGMDIDTGVVVHRPWFLVVLVPLIFCTRGVPVILRERFCATGSGLTGWRPQVQLGLYVATGLPIIVAVTDVAVRAGFLGADDASLLVAGGAMTVLLFPLLAATLQPRGARRL; encoded by the coding sequence ATGGCCGCGGCGCTCGCCGCGCCGATCCTCAGCTTCGTCACGGGCAAGCGCATCCCCTCGGTCGTGTTCCTGCTGGCCCTCGGGGCGCTCATCGGGCCGTTCGGCACCGGCCTCGCGGACCAGGAGCCGTCGGTGGGGATGGTGAAGGAACTCGGCCTGGGGATGCTGTTCCTCCTCGCCGGGTACGAGATCCGCCCGGAGTCCCTCCGCGGCGCGGAGGGACGGCACGCCCTGGCGACGTGGCTGATCTGCGCGGTCCTCAGTTTCCTCGGGTTCCTCGCGGTCTTCTCCCTCACCGGGGTGTCGGGGTCGTCGACGGCGGTCGTCCTCGCCATCGCCGTGACGTCGACCGCCCTCGGGACGCTCATGCCGATCCTCCGCCAGCAGGGGCTCACCGGCACGACCCTCGGGGAGAGCGTCATGGTCCACGGGGCGGTGGGCGAGGTCGCCCCGATCATCGCGATGGCCCTGCTGCTCTCCGCGCGGGCGACGTGGCTGTCCGCGGCGGTGCTGCTGGCGTTCTTCGCCGTCGCCGTGACGGTCGCGTTCGTGCCGCGGACGGTGCGGTTCCTCGCCCCGTGGGCGACGCGGGCGATGGCCGACGGCGCGGGGTCGACGGACCAGACCGTCGTCCGCGCGGTGATCCTCATGCTCGGGGTGCTCATGGCCGTCGCCGCGGTCCTCGACCTCGACGTCGTGCTCGGCGCGTTCGCGACGGGCATGATCCTGGGGCAGCTCATCCCCGCCGAGTACCGCACGGCGCTCGAGGGGCGGCTCGACGTCGTCGGGTACGGCCTGCTCATCCCCGTCTTCTTCGTCGCCTCGGGGATGGACATCGACACCGGCGTGGTCGTGCACCGCCCGTGGTTCCTCGTGGTCCTCGTGCCGCTGATCTTCTGCACGCGCGGGGTGCCGGTGATCCTGCGGGAGCGGTTCTGCGCCACGGGGTCGGGGCTCACGGGGTGGCGGCCGCAGGTCCAGCTCGGCCTGTACGTGGCGACGGGGTTGCCGATCATCGTCGCGGTCACCGACGTCGCCGTCCGCGCGGGGTTCCTCGGGGCCGACGACGCCTCCCTCCTCGTCGCCGGCGGGGCCATGACGGTGCTCCTCTTCCCGTTGCTCGCCGCGACCCTGCAGCCGCGGGGCGCACGCCGCCTGTGA
- a CDS encoding glycosyltransferase 87 family protein gives MREAPATLTATRGAGRAAGPAPAAGTARAPRRAAAVVAVVAVGLVLLVRGTLGALTFAHTTDLLDLGVFTDAGAALARGRDIYGAGFPSRTGYRFIYPPFAAGLFVALTWLPQDLCETAWTAATVVAVWGIVVMGLGALVPRWRTGPGRHRLWLAGAGLTGYALLLEPVQMTLLYGQINVFLFLLVTADVLGYVPARLRGTAVGVAAGVKITPAAYALYFLATRQWGNLLRSLAGFLGTVVVGFLLRPADSVYFWTTEAFDTGRAGTFWAPPNLALTGVLTRAGVDPAAVRDIMVPGLALFAVLAFVAVRALTDRGGAARGGSVTALTVLLLAVSLSAPVAVTHHWAGVVIVVPLVFTLGHRVLAGTVGRSQVALLVAGLALYVVNVSPGTLTSATYQVPLNHRYLVFPPSGPWGAGELGVGRLLVGGSQSLVAVVVFVAVVVVALSRGRQHRAVRGPGEAVVRR, from the coding sequence CCCCGCCACCCTGACCGCCACGCGCGGTGCCGGGCGGGCGGCCGGGCCCGCCCCGGCCGCGGGGACGGCGCGTGCGCCCCGGCGCGCGGCAGCGGTCGTCGCCGTCGTCGCCGTCGGCCTCGTCCTGCTCGTCCGCGGCACCCTCGGCGCCCTGACCTTCGCGCACACCACGGACCTGCTCGACCTCGGCGTCTTCACCGACGCCGGGGCCGCCCTGGCGCGGGGACGGGACATCTACGGTGCCGGGTTCCCGTCACGGACCGGCTACAGGTTCATCTACCCGCCGTTCGCGGCCGGGCTGTTCGTCGCGCTCACGTGGCTGCCGCAGGACCTCTGCGAGACCGCGTGGACCGCGGCGACCGTCGTCGCCGTGTGGGGCATCGTCGTCATGGGGCTCGGGGCGCTCGTGCCCCGGTGGCGCACCGGGCCGGGACGCCACCGGCTGTGGCTCGCCGGCGCCGGACTCACCGGCTACGCGCTGCTCCTCGAACCCGTGCAGATGACCCTGCTCTACGGCCAGATCAACGTGTTCCTGTTCCTGCTCGTCACCGCGGACGTGCTCGGGTACGTCCCGGCGCGGCTCCGGGGGACGGCCGTGGGCGTGGCGGCCGGGGTGAAGATCACACCCGCCGCGTACGCGCTGTACTTCCTGGCGACCCGGCAGTGGGGGAACCTCCTGCGGTCGCTCGCCGGGTTCCTCGGGACGGTCGTCGTCGGGTTCCTTCTCCGCCCCGCGGACTCGGTGTACTTCTGGACCACCGAGGCCTTCGACACCGGCCGGGCGGGAACGTTCTGGGCCCCGCCGAACCTCGCCCTCACCGGGGTGCTCACGCGCGCCGGGGTCGACCCGGCGGCGGTCAGGGACATCATGGTCCCGGGGCTCGCGCTGTTCGCCGTCCTCGCGTTCGTCGCCGTCCGGGCCCTCACGGACCGCGGGGGCGCGGCGCGCGGCGGGTCCGTGACCGCGCTGACGGTGCTGCTCCTGGCGGTGAGCCTGTCCGCGCCGGTCGCGGTGACCCACCACTGGGCGGGGGTCGTCATCGTCGTGCCGCTGGTGTTCACCCTCGGCCACCGGGTGCTCGCCGGGACCGTCGGGCGGTCGCAGGTCGCCCTCCTCGTGGCGGGCCTGGCCCTGTACGTCGTCAACGTGTCGCCCGGCACCCTGACCTCCGCGACCTACCAGGTGCCCCTCAACCACCGCTACCTGGTCTTTCCCCCGTCCGGGCCGTGGGGGGCCGGCGAGCTCGGCGTCGGGCGGCTCCTCGTCGGCGGTTCCCAGTCGCTCGTCGCCGTCGTCGTCTTCGTCGCCGTCGTCGTGGTCGCGCTCAGCCGTGGGCGGCAGCACCGGGCCGTCCGCGGCCCCGGGGAGGCGGTGGTGCGGCGGTGA